A genomic window from Nicotiana sylvestris chromosome 11, ASM39365v2, whole genome shotgun sequence includes:
- the LOC104243935 gene encoding mitogen-activated protein kinase kinase kinase 17-like: MEWKKISVLGAGSYGKVYYAVKIDSFLLRASVAVVKCADLWRSISLQREAHILETLRGSPNVVQFFGADVSIENNIPTYNLFLEYACGGSLHNLINSKRGKMSEVEIGFYAYQLLKGIQDVGLHKGVHNTQRKIKTILDRNFCV; this comes from the coding sequence ATGGAGTGGAAAAAGATTTCCGTTCTTGGTGCGGGCTCTTATGGAAAAGTGTATTATGCAGTGAAAATTGATTCGTTTTTGTTACGTGCTTCAGTTGCTGTTGTAAAATGTGCAGATCTTTGGCGTTCAATTTCACTCCAGAGAGAAGCACATATCTTGGAAACTCTAAGAGGTAGTCCTAACGTGGTTCAATTCTTTGGGGCAGACGTGAGTATCGAGAACAATATTCCAACTTATAATCTGTTTCTTGAATATGCATGTGGTGGATCACTACACAATTTGATCAATTCGAAGAGAGGAAAGATGTCAGAAGTGGAAATAGGTTTCTATGCATATCAACTCTTAAAGGGTATTCAAGATGTAGGATTGCATAAAGGTGTTcataacacgcagcggaagataAAAACAATTCTAGACAGAAATTtttgtgtttaa
- the LOC138881785 gene encoding secreted RxLR effector protein 161-like — protein MTCTHPDVAYALGVTSRYQVNPGEEHWKVVKTILKYLRRTKDQFLIYGDSELKLEGYTDASFSSDRDDSQSISGYVFTLHGGALSWKSSKQVTVADSVTEAEYIAASEAAKEAVDGKENAADPFTKALGAKEFNKHKWKLGMNYKSYWL, from the exons atgacatgtacacatcctgatgtggcttatgcacttggagtgactagccgATATCAGGTAAATCCCGGTGAGGAACATTGGAAGGTGGTGAAaaccattcttaagtacttaagaaggactaaagaccaattcctcatctatggagattctgagttgaaacttgaaggttatactgatgcaagtttctcttcagatagagatgatagccaatctatttctggttatgtattcaccttacATGGTGGTGcattgagttggaaaagttctaAACAAGTTACAGTAGCTGATTCagtgactgaagcagaatatatagcagctagtgaagctgctaaggaagct gttgatggaaaggaaaatgctgcagacccattcactaaagctcttggcgCAAAGGAGTTTAACAAGCACAAGTGGAAATTGGGGATGAACTACAAGAGCTattggctctag